The following are encoded in a window of Dehalococcoidia bacterium genomic DNA:
- a CDS encoding dihydrolipoyl dehydrogenase, with translation MKSYDVIVIGSGCGMSIVEEALDRHLKVALVDKGPYGGTCLNLGCIPSKMLISPADRVTEIQESWKLGIDAEVREINFQAIMERMRKSISDAQKEMKQGLSEANELDFYEGEGHFIADYTLEVGGEQIKGKQIFIATGSRPLIPPIKGLDEIEYLTNETVLQLNERPESLVIIGGGYIAVEFGHFFAAMGTRVTIVEMADRLVLSEEPEIAALLKTELSKRMEVRTGTTVEEVRANGNQIVVLAKENSSGKERRLSAEKTLIAVGRKSNADLLKPEKTGVELDGKEYIKVDEYLQTTKKNIFAIGDANGQQMFTHVANREAEIAAQNAFGEEKQKMDYRAAPHAVYSYPKIASVGLTQAQAGKDHQILVGMGEYMGVAQGEAMMEKDSFAKIIIDKENLELLGFHIIGSNAPILIQEVINAMTSGGHIHEIIEGLHIHPALTELIPSTIRNLEEPTDHQDSSHVHS, from the coding sequence GTGAAATCATATGATGTCATCGTAATAGGGTCCGGGTGTGGGATGAGCATCGTTGAGGAGGCTCTCGATCGTCACCTGAAAGTGGCATTGGTGGATAAAGGGCCTTACGGGGGCACATGTCTGAACCTGGGCTGTATTCCGTCCAAGATGCTGATTTCCCCGGCGGACAGAGTGACCGAAATACAGGAATCATGGAAGCTCGGGATCGATGCCGAGGTGCGAGAGATCAACTTTCAGGCCATCATGGAGCGGATGAGAAAAAGCATCTCAGACGCCCAGAAGGAGATGAAACAAGGCCTATCGGAAGCCAATGAGCTGGATTTCTATGAAGGGGAAGGACATTTCATCGCCGATTATACGCTTGAAGTGGGGGGAGAGCAGATCAAGGGAAAGCAAATCTTCATCGCTACCGGCTCCAGGCCATTGATCCCTCCCATCAAAGGTCTTGATGAGATCGAGTATCTTACCAATGAAACCGTGTTGCAGCTCAATGAACGGCCAGAGAGTCTGGTAATCATTGGTGGAGGCTATATTGCGGTTGAGTTCGGGCATTTCTTTGCAGCGATGGGCACCCGGGTAACGATCGTGGAGATGGCAGATCGGCTTGTCCTCTCCGAGGAACCGGAGATAGCGGCGCTGCTCAAGACCGAATTGAGCAAGCGCATGGAAGTTCGCACTGGCACCACGGTTGAGGAGGTCAGGGCCAACGGTAACCAGATCGTCGTTTTGGCCAAAGAAAACAGTTCCGGGAAAGAGCGGCGGCTTTCTGCCGAAAAGACCCTCATTGCCGTCGGAAGAAAGTCGAATGCCGATCTGCTCAAACCGGAGAAAACGGGCGTCGAACTGGACGGCAAAGAATACATAAAGGTGGATGAGTATCTCCAGACAACCAAGAAGAACATCTTCGCCATTGGAGATGCAAACGGTCAGCAGATGTTCACGCATGTCGCCAATCGGGAAGCGGAGATAGCGGCGCAAAACGCCTTTGGCGAGGAGAAGCAGAAAATGGACTATCGCGCCGCACCTCATGCGGTGTATTCTTATCCCAAAATCGCTTCAGTGGGATTAACTCAGGCACAGGCCGGCAAGGACCATCAGATACTGGTAGGCATGGGAGAATACATGGGAGTAGCTCAGGGCGAGGCGATGATGGAAAAGGACAGTTTTGCCAAAATCATCATAGATAAAGAAAATCTGGAGTTATTGGGTTTTCACATCATCGGGTCAAATGCGCCAATCCTCATCCAGGAGGTGATCAATGCCATGACATCCGGGGGTCATATCCACGAGA